In Ahaetulla prasina isolate Xishuangbanna chromosome 5, ASM2864084v1, whole genome shotgun sequence, the following are encoded in one genomic region:
- the FAM216B gene encoding protein FAM216B, which produces MGERERRNPSKHHYPKLPHIQVPSSEWDSFLMKGLNPGQKRYFYSILSIYDSRGQREALCRCYTISLQRHNALGLITKQQVRYYASFIKDSKSSRRSKPRRRSPTKADGRRAKLHSCNQI; this is translated from the exons ATGGGAGAACGTGAGAGACGAAATCCTAGCAAACACCACTATCCTAAATTGCCACACATACAAGTTCCTTCAAGTGAATGGGActcattcttgatgaag GGTTTGAACCCAGGACAAAAACGCTATTTTTATAGCATCCTGAGCATCTACGACAGCCGGGGGCAGCGAGAAGCCTTGTGCCGCTGCTACACGATCAGCCTTCAGCGCCACAATGCTCTGG GGCTCATCACAAAGCAGCAAGTGAGATATTACGCTTCCTTCATCAAAGATTCAAAATCCAGCCGAAGGTCGAAGCCAAGAAGAAGGTCTCCCACAAAGGCAGACGGCAGGAGAGCAAAGCTGCATTCCTGTAATCAAATATGA